A section of the Virgibacillus sp. NKC19-3 genome encodes:
- a CDS encoding PspC domain-containing protein produces MKKLYRSNSNRMVAGVIGGVAEYFNIDATIIRLLYVVLLFMTGFFPLLLAYIVAIFIIPNEREIY; encoded by the coding sequence ATGAAAAAACTTTATCGATCAAATTCAAACAGAATGGTTGCAGGGGTTATTGGTGGTGTTGCAGAGTATTTTAATATAGATGCAACTATTATTCGGTTATTATATGTTGTTTTATTATTTATGACAGGATTTTTCCCGCTTTTACTGGCCTATATAGTGGCTATTTTCATCATACCGAATGAGAGGGAGATTTATTAA
- a CDS encoding glycerol-3-phosphate responsive antiterminator gives MEIQSGILPAIRKMKDFDKALETSHEIIVLLETRLSQLKSLVDYAKRANKKAFIHADLIQGLKADEYGMEFLIREVKPDGILSTRGNVISLAKKHNLVAIQRLFLLDSQALDHNFKLIERFQPDCVEVLPGLMPTIIEEVLVRMNIPVIAGGLITKEEQITAALDAGAIAVSTSNMNLWKY, from the coding sequence GTGGAAATTCAATCAGGGATACTCCCGGCAATACGAAAAATGAAAGATTTTGATAAGGCACTTGAGACTTCTCATGAGATAATTGTGCTTTTGGAAACACGCCTTTCCCAGTTAAAAAGCCTTGTGGATTATGCGAAACGGGCGAATAAGAAAGCATTCATTCATGCTGATTTAATTCAGGGGCTGAAAGCAGATGAATATGGAATGGAATTTTTAATCCGGGAAGTGAAACCAGATGGCATTCTATCAACACGCGGAAACGTAATCAGTTTGGCGAAGAAACATAACTTAGTAGCCATTCAGCGTTTATTTTTACTGGATAGCCAAGCTCTCGATCATAATTTTAAGTTGATTGAACGGTTTCAGCCTGACTGTGTGGAAGTACTACCCGGTTTGATGCCAACTATTATTGAAGAAGTACTGGTGCGGATGAACATACCAGTTATAGCAGGTGGACTGATAACAAAAGAGGAGCAGATAACAGCAGCTTTGGATGCTGGTGCAATTGCTGTTTCTACATCAAACATGAATTTATGGAAATATTAA
- the ppaX gene encoding pyrophosphatase PpaX, whose protein sequence is MSIRTILFDLDGTLIDTNDLIIASFNHTFKQYNLDFTKEEIIEFNGPPLVDTFRKIDPKRTDQMIETYRVHNLANHDNYVKAFPQVVDTIEQLTNNGVKLGIVTTKMSKAVTMGLTLTGLDPFFDTVITLDDVTHSKPHPEPVIKAMEKLHAEHASTLMVGDNYHDIESGKNAGIQTAGVAWTHKGKRRLLEYNPTYMLEEMHDLLKITAAF, encoded by the coding sequence ATGAGCATTCGTACAATACTCTTTGATCTTGATGGGACATTGATTGACACAAATGATTTAATTATCGCTTCCTTCAATCATACATTTAAGCAATATAATTTAGACTTTACGAAAGAAGAAATAATTGAGTTCAATGGCCCACCATTAGTCGATACATTTCGAAAAATAGACCCAAAGCGGACGGATCAAATGATAGAAACATATCGCGTTCATAATCTTGCTAACCACGATAACTATGTCAAAGCTTTTCCACAAGTTGTTGATACGATCGAGCAGTTAACGAATAATGGCGTAAAGCTTGGGATCGTTACGACAAAGATGAGCAAGGCTGTTACGATGGGGCTAACGTTAACAGGACTGGACCCCTTTTTTGATACGGTGATTACATTGGATGATGTGACGCATTCAAAACCACATCCTGAACCCGTTATCAAAGCAATGGAGAAATTACACGCAGAGCATGCTTCGACATTAATGGTTGGTGATAATTATCATGATATTGAATCAGGCAAAAATGCGGGCATACAGACAGCCGGGGTAGCTTGGACGCATAAAGGCAAAAGAAGGCTTCTGGAATACAATCCAACCTACATGCTTGAGGAAATGCATGATTTGTTGAAAATCACGGCTGCTTTTTAA
- the hprK gene encoding HPr(Ser) kinase/phosphatase: MSKVQTKELLDNFNLTLVAGKDGIHREIITSDISRPGIEMTGYFKYYPKERLQLIGKTEMAYFLELTEEQKKHRVEHLCTDITPGIVISRGMDIPQVMIEAANESGVPILKSPRKTTRVISRLTNYLETAFAPTTAIHGVLVDINGVGVLITGQSGVGKSEAALEIVKRGHRLVADDSVEISQEDYDTLIGNSPPLIKHLLEIRGLGIINVMTLFGAGSIRSYKKISLIVSLEIWDQKKQYDRLGIEEETMKIMDVHLPKVTIPVRPGRNLAVIIEVAAMNYRLKRMGINTAQEFTDRLTTMIERQETDDIE, translated from the coding sequence ATGTCAAAGGTTCAGACAAAAGAATTGCTGGACAATTTCAATTTGACCTTGGTTGCAGGGAAAGATGGGATACATAGAGAAATTATTACGAGTGACATATCGCGTCCGGGTATAGAGATGACAGGATACTTCAAATACTATCCAAAAGAGCGTTTGCAGTTAATTGGTAAAACAGAAATGGCCTATTTCCTGGAACTTACGGAAGAACAAAAAAAGCACCGTGTTGAACATCTTTGTACAGATATTACCCCGGGGATTGTTATATCAAGAGGGATGGATATTCCTCAAGTCATGATTGAGGCTGCAAATGAATCAGGCGTGCCCATTTTGAAATCACCGAGAAAGACAACGCGTGTCATAAGCAGATTAACCAATTACCTGGAGACAGCCTTTGCTCCAACGACTGCTATTCACGGTGTACTTGTTGATATCAATGGTGTCGGTGTACTCATAACAGGGCAAAGCGGGGTTGGAAAAAGTGAGGCAGCACTTGAAATTGTAAAACGGGGACATAGGCTTGTGGCGGATGATAGTGTGGAAATCAGCCAAGAAGACTATGATACATTAATCGGCAATTCGCCGCCGCTTATTAAGCATTTATTGGAGATCCGTGGCTTAGGTATTATAAATGTGATGACGCTATTTGGAGCAGGGTCAATCAGAAGTTATAAAAAGATTTCGCTGATTGTAAGTCTGGAAATATGGGATCAGAAAAAGCAGTATGATCGCCTTGGTATCGAAGAAGAAACCATGAAGATTATGGATGTCCATTTACCAAAAGTTACCATTCCGGTTCGTCCTGGAAGAAATCTTGCCGTCATTATTGAAGTTGCAGCAATGAATTATCGCCTGAAACGAATGGGGATAAACACGGCACAGGAATTCACGGATCGATTAACGACAATGATCGAAAGACAAGAAACAGATGATATCGAATAG
- a CDS encoding acyltransferase, which translates to MRKTKRFPVENANSLWQIYKTVSFFKVAKNFSVIQLARYTPFLRVKNWLYRTFLRMHVGDQTAFALMAMPDIMFPEKITVGKNSIIGYNTTILAHEYLIEEYRIGEVRIGDEALIGANTTILPGVTIGDRAIVSAATLVHKDVAPGTFVGGNPMKVIYTKEEMEKRERTLSDK; encoded by the coding sequence ATGCGAAAGACAAAGCGATTTCCCGTAGAAAATGCAAATTCACTGTGGCAGATTTATAAGACGGTATCTTTCTTCAAAGTCGCTAAAAATTTTAGTGTTATCCAACTTGCAAGGTATACGCCTTTTTTACGTGTGAAAAATTGGCTATATCGTACTTTTCTGCGTATGCACGTTGGTGATCAAACAGCTTTTGCACTAATGGCGATGCCAGATATCATGTTCCCGGAAAAAATAACGGTTGGTAAAAATAGTATTATTGGATATAATACGACGATTTTAGCACATGAATACTTGATCGAGGAGTATCGAATCGGGGAAGTTCGGATTGGGGACGAGGCTTTAATTGGAGCAAATACGACGATATTGCCAGGTGTGACGATCGGAGATAGGGCGATTGTTTCTGCTGCAACATTGGTGCATAAAGATGTAGCACCGGGAACTTTTGTCGGCGGCAATCCAATGAAGGTTATTTATACAAAGGAAGAAATGGAAAAGCGTGAACGAACTCTTTCAGATAAGTAG
- a CDS encoding nucleoside recognition domain-containing protein, translating into MSAIMYRGLQQGLKTTWALGKIIFPITLIVTILQYTPVLPWIIDKITPVMGLLGLSGEAAVPLVLGNALNLYAGIAAIVSFEFTIKEVFILAVMLSFSHNLFIESAVASKVGVSWWLISGIRIGLALIAALIINLMWNGGAELAEYGLISSSEVVPAGWGEITFQGIQTAVVAVAQLAAIVIPLMIIMQFLREKGWLTALSTKLAPFTKLLGMEKNTSMTLVAGLTIGLAYGAGLMIQAVKEDGVSKRDMSLALIFLVSCHAVVEDTLIFLPLGIPVWPLLLIRLVTATILTMTIAFIWKRLDSKKGDEVIHEHSYNTL; encoded by the coding sequence ATGTCTGCAATTATGTATCGTGGCCTGCAACAAGGCTTAAAAACAACCTGGGCATTAGGCAAAATCATTTTCCCGATTACACTAATTGTAACTATTTTACAATATACACCTGTGCTGCCATGGATAATTGACAAAATAACGCCTGTGATGGGGCTGCTTGGGTTATCAGGGGAAGCTGCGGTTCCCCTGGTGTTAGGTAATGCCTTGAATTTATATGCAGGAATTGCCGCGATTGTATCCTTTGAGTTTACGATAAAAGAAGTATTTATACTAGCGGTAATGCTTTCATTTTCTCATAATTTATTTATTGAATCAGCAGTGGCATCGAAAGTAGGTGTAAGCTGGTGGCTCATATCCGGAATACGTATTGGTTTGGCGTTAATTGCCGCCTTGATCATTAATTTGATGTGGAACGGTGGTGCGGAACTAGCAGAATATGGTCTTATTTCGTCGTCTGAAGTGGTACCGGCAGGTTGGGGTGAAATTACTTTCCAGGGTATACAAACAGCAGTTGTCGCAGTCGCCCAGCTGGCAGCGATTGTTATTCCGTTAATGATTATTATGCAATTTTTACGGGAGAAAGGGTGGTTGACTGCACTCTCCACTAAATTAGCCCCATTTACAAAATTGCTGGGAATGGAAAAAAATACATCCATGACCCTTGTGGCAGGATTAACGATTGGTTTAGCCTATGGAGCAGGGTTAATGATCCAGGCGGTGAAAGAAGATGGAGTGTCCAAAAGAGATATGTCTCTTGCACTCATATTCTTAGTATCTTGTCATGCGGTCGTTGAAGACACGTTGATTTTTCTACCGTTGGGTATTCCAGTATGGCCGCTGCTTCTTATTCGATTGGTTACAGCTACAATATTAACGATGACGATCGCATTTATATGGAAGCGGCTTGATTCCAAGAAGGGGGATGAAGTAATCCATGAGCATTCGTACAATACTCTTTGA
- the uvrA gene encoding excinuclease ABC subunit UvrA, which yields MPSKSISVQGARAHNLKDVDVTIPKNKMTVMTGLSGSGKSSLAFDTIYAEGQRRYVESLSAYARQFLGQMDKPDVDAIEGLSPAISIDQKTTSRNPRSTVGTVTEIYDYLRLLYARIGHPTCPNHGIEISSQTVQQMVDRILEYPERTKMQILAPIISGRKGQHVKTFEKLRREGYVRMRVDHEMHEVTEDIQLEKNKKHSIEVVIDRIVVKEGVEGRLSDSIETALRLGEGKLMVDVIGQEELLFSENHSCPICGFSIGELEPRLFSFNSPFGACPTCDGLGTNLEVDLDLVIPDWNLTLNEHAIAAWEPISSKYYPQLLKSVCTHYDINMDIPVNKLPKDQMDKILYGSGKEKIHFYFENDFGKVRDNMIYFEGVLHNIDRRYRETSSDFTRETLEKYMAHKNCPTCKGHRLKEEALAVLIDGKHISEVTDYSIVEASDFFRSLDLTEKDQQIASMILKEIDNRLAFLNNVGLDYLTLSRAAGTLSGGEAQRIRLATQIGSALTGVLYVLDEPSIGLHQRDNNRLIATLKRMRDLDNTLIVVEHDEDTMLGADWLVDIGPGAGEHGGEVVASGTPQEVMENKNSLTGKYLSGENFVPVPTKRRKPNKSKIEIVGAAENNLKNVTAKFPLGLLTVVTGVSGSGKSTLVNDILYKSLARQLYRAKYKPGKHKKVKGLDQIDKIIDINQSPIGRTPRSNPATYTGVFDNIRDVFAQTNDAKVRGYTKGRFSFNVKGGRCEACRGDGIIKIAMHFLPDVYVPCDVCHGKRYNRETLEVKYKGKSIADVLDMRIEEALDFFAPIPKIKRKLQTIYDVGLGYIRLGQTATTLSGGEAQRVKLASELQKQSTGKSFYILDEPTTGLHVDDIKRLLSVLQRLVDKGNSVLIIEHDMDIVKTADHIIDLGPEGGDRGGEIIATGTPEQIADNKASYTGHYLKSVLERDRKRMEEDLAKKEKVGSGSAKK from the coding sequence ATGCCTAGTAAATCGATTAGTGTACAAGGCGCAAGAGCACACAATTTAAAAGATGTTGATGTAACCATTCCAAAAAATAAAATGACTGTCATGACAGGCTTATCCGGGTCGGGAAAATCTTCTCTGGCATTTGATACCATTTATGCAGAGGGACAACGCCGATACGTTGAATCGCTTTCCGCCTATGCGCGTCAATTTTTAGGTCAAATGGATAAGCCGGATGTCGATGCCATTGAAGGGTTATCACCAGCCATTTCCATTGATCAAAAAACAACAAGCAGAAATCCACGCTCTACTGTTGGAACAGTAACCGAAATATATGATTATTTGCGCTTGCTTTATGCACGTATTGGGCATCCGACTTGTCCGAATCATGGGATTGAGATCAGCTCACAAACGGTACAGCAAATGGTGGATCGTATCTTGGAATATCCGGAACGAACCAAAATGCAAATCTTAGCACCTATTATTTCCGGACGCAAAGGACAACACGTAAAAACCTTTGAGAAGCTGAGGCGGGAAGGCTATGTTCGCATGCGCGTGGATCATGAAATGCACGAAGTGACGGAAGATATTCAGCTTGAGAAGAATAAAAAACATTCGATTGAGGTAGTGATTGACCGTATTGTCGTAAAAGAAGGTGTGGAGGGCCGCTTGAGTGATTCAATCGAAACAGCGCTGCGACTTGGAGAAGGGAAATTAATGGTGGATGTTATCGGACAGGAAGAATTATTATTTAGTGAAAACCATTCTTGTCCAATTTGTGGTTTTTCCATTGGGGAATTAGAGCCGCGCTTATTTTCTTTCAACAGCCCATTTGGTGCCTGCCCGACATGCGATGGGTTAGGGACAAACTTAGAAGTCGATCTTGACCTGGTGATTCCGGATTGGAACCTCACCTTAAATGAGCATGCGATTGCAGCGTGGGAGCCGATTAGTTCTAAGTATTATCCACAATTGCTAAAAAGTGTTTGTACGCATTATGATATTAATATGGACATCCCTGTTAATAAGCTTCCGAAAGATCAAATGGATAAAATTTTATATGGCAGCGGAAAAGAAAAAATCCATTTTTACTTTGAAAATGACTTTGGCAAAGTCAGGGATAATATGATCTATTTTGAAGGTGTCTTGCATAATATTGATAGGCGTTACCGGGAAACATCCTCCGATTTTACCCGGGAGACCTTGGAAAAGTATATGGCTCATAAAAATTGTCCCACTTGTAAAGGACACCGTTTGAAAGAAGAAGCACTGGCTGTATTGATTGATGGAAAGCATATCAGTGAGGTAACGGATTACTCCATCGTAGAGGCGAGTGATTTTTTTCGGAGCCTTGATTTAACTGAAAAAGATCAGCAAATTGCTTCGATGATTTTAAAGGAAATTGACAACCGCCTTGCTTTTTTGAATAATGTTGGTTTGGATTATTTAACATTATCACGAGCAGCTGGGACGCTTTCCGGCGGAGAAGCGCAACGGATTCGCCTTGCTACACAGATCGGATCTGCATTAACTGGAGTGCTATATGTGCTTGATGAACCATCCATTGGGCTTCATCAGCGGGACAATAATCGGTTAATTGCTACATTGAAGCGTATGCGTGACCTGGATAATACACTGATTGTTGTCGAACATGATGAAGACACTATGCTCGGGGCGGATTGGTTAGTTGATATCGGCCCTGGTGCGGGGGAACATGGTGGTGAAGTAGTCGCCAGTGGAACACCTCAAGAAGTGATGGAAAATAAAAATTCATTGACAGGGAAGTATTTATCCGGTGAAAATTTTGTTCCCGTACCGACAAAACGTCGTAAGCCGAATAAATCTAAGATCGAAATCGTCGGAGCGGCGGAAAATAATTTAAAAAATGTGACTGCCAAATTTCCATTAGGATTGCTAACCGTTGTAACCGGCGTTTCCGGTTCAGGAAAAAGTACATTGGTGAATGATATTTTATATAAATCACTGGCAAGGCAACTATATCGAGCCAAATATAAACCGGGAAAACATAAAAAAGTAAAAGGTCTGGATCAGATAGATAAAATCATCGACATTAATCAATCGCCAATTGGACGGACACCACGATCCAATCCTGCAACATATACAGGTGTGTTCGATAATATTCGAGATGTATTTGCTCAAACGAATGATGCGAAGGTACGCGGCTATACAAAGGGACGTTTTAGTTTTAACGTGAAGGGCGGCCGTTGTGAAGCATGTCGCGGTGATGGGATCATTAAAATTGCCATGCATTTTCTTCCTGACGTGTATGTTCCTTGTGATGTATGTCATGGAAAACGATACAATCGGGAAACATTAGAAGTGAAATATAAAGGGAAAAGTATTGCTGACGTGCTAGATATGCGAATTGAAGAAGCGCTGGATTTTTTTGCTCCGATTCCAAAAATCAAACGGAAACTACAAACGATATATGATGTTGGTCTAGGCTATATTAGACTCGGTCAAACGGCAACAACATTATCCGGCGGAGAAGCGCAACGTGTAAAATTAGCAAGTGAACTACAAAAACAGTCAACTGGTAAATCATTTTATATTTTAGATGAACCAACCACTGGGTTACATGTCGACGATATAAAACGCCTTTTAAGTGTGTTGCAGCGTCTGGTTGATAAAGGCAATAGCGTCTTAATTATTGAACACGATATGGATATTGTGAAAACAGCTGACCATATTATTGACCTAGGCCCTGAAGGGGGAGATCGAGGTGGCGAAATTATCGCAACTGGAACTCCGGAACAAATTGCTGATAACAAAGCATCGTATACAGGACATTACTTAAAGTCTGTTTTGGAGCGAGATCGGAAACGAATGGAAGAAGACCTTGCCAAAAAGGAAAAGGTTGGTTCTGGATCCGCCAAGAAATAA
- the lgt gene encoding prolipoprotein diacylglyceryl transferase — translation MPDSASALDPVFIQLGPLPIYWYGVIIAAGLFLGLYVATKEADRLGMQKDIMIDLVVFAAPVAIIFARIYYVIFEWERYANGPWWNVFAVWEGGIAIHGALIGAVLTAIVYARVKKESFWQLADIAAPGLILGQAIGRWGNFMNQEAHGGEIAQSTYEHFHQYLPDFIMNQMTIDGVMYHPTFLYESCWNILVFIFLLVLRRYNPLRGEVFLTYLITYSIGRFFIEGMRTDSLYVFVDGGLRMAQVISIVLIVGAIILFIYRRRTSDTKRYNDVKLPGKKNVNQNKKKKQNKKKNK, via the coding sequence ATGCCAGACAGTGCATCAGCGCTTGATCCTGTATTTATTCAACTTGGTCCATTACCCATCTACTGGTATGGCGTAATTATAGCAGCCGGTTTATTCCTTGGCTTGTATGTAGCAACCAAAGAGGCAGATCGTCTCGGTATGCAAAAAGATATCATGATTGATTTAGTAGTGTTTGCGGCTCCTGTTGCCATTATCTTTGCTCGTATCTATTACGTTATCTTTGAATGGGAACGTTATGCCAACGGTCCATGGTGGAATGTTTTTGCAGTCTGGGAAGGTGGTATTGCGATACATGGTGCATTAATAGGTGCCGTTCTTACAGCTATTGTTTATGCACGTGTGAAAAAGGAATCTTTCTGGCAATTAGCAGATATCGCTGCACCTGGTCTTATACTTGGGCAGGCAATTGGACGTTGGGGGAACTTTATGAACCAGGAAGCCCATGGCGGAGAAATTGCCCAATCTACATATGAGCATTTTCATCAGTATCTACCTGATTTCATTATGAACCAAATGACTATTGATGGGGTCATGTACCATCCGACATTTTTATATGAATCATGTTGGAACATACTTGTATTCATTTTCCTACTTGTACTCAGGCGATACAATCCATTACGTGGTGAAGTTTTCTTAACGTATTTGATTACGTATTCGATTGGTCGCTTCTTTATTGAGGGGATGCGAACGGATAGTCTATATGTATTTGTCGATGGTGGACTTCGTATGGCGCAAGTGATTTCGATTGTATTAATTGTTGGGGCTATTATCCTTTTCATTTATCGTCGTCGAACAAGTGATACAAAACGGTATAATGATGTTAAGCTTCCTGGTAAAAAGAACGTCAATCAGAATAAGAAAAAGAAACAAAATAAGAAAAAAAATAAATAA
- a CDS encoding phage holin family protein, with protein sequence MLLRWIISIVLNAVALIAVAQLFDSFQLEGFGTALLASFILSILNVIVKPILVLFTLPITIFTLGLFLFVINAITLMITQALMDASFVIEGFGTAVIASIVISIINLLLNSLVKDTVR encoded by the coding sequence ATGCTGTTACGCTGGATTATTTCAATTGTTTTAAATGCGGTGGCACTTATTGCTGTAGCGCAGCTATTTGATTCTTTTCAATTGGAAGGGTTTGGTACAGCGCTATTGGCAAGTTTCATTCTGTCCATTTTAAATGTTATTGTAAAGCCGATTTTGGTTCTCTTTACATTACCGATAACTATTTTCACACTTGGTTTATTTCTATTTGTGATCAATGCCATCACGCTGATGATCACACAGGCATTAATGGATGCTTCTTTTGTGATAGAAGGATTTGGTACAGCGGTTATAGCTTCTATTGTCATTTCAATTATCAATTTGCTTTTAAACAGTCTAGTTAAAGATACGGTAAGATAA
- the bshB2 gene encoding bacillithiol biosynthesis deacetylase BshB2: MEKHVVVIYPHPDDESFGAAGTITQFRKQGVPVTYLCGTLGEMGRNMGMPPFANRETLPEIRREELVNACNVLDVDLKMLGYRDKTIEYEDRAEVASHLKGMLEEIEPSLVITHYPDYAVHPDHNALGSAAVEAVRLMDVRKRPVVWAQAISNNYEADIGKPEITNDISDYFDTKMGAIRAHSSQASGILRQFEPEEQNIDEDIKRRFSTEEFFIWEFRD, from the coding sequence GTGGAAAAACATGTTGTCGTTATTTATCCGCATCCGGATGATGAGTCTTTTGGTGCGGCAGGAACCATTACGCAATTTCGTAAGCAAGGCGTTCCAGTGACCTATTTATGCGGAACATTAGGGGAAATGGGGAGAAATATGGGGATGCCGCCATTTGCCAATCGGGAAACATTGCCTGAGATTCGCAGGGAAGAACTGGTAAACGCGTGTAATGTGCTTGATGTAGATTTGAAAATGCTTGGCTATCGGGATAAAACAATAGAATATGAAGATCGTGCTGAAGTTGCCTCACATCTAAAAGGTATGCTGGAAGAAATCGAGCCAAGTCTTGTCATTACACATTATCCAGATTATGCTGTACATCCTGATCATAATGCATTAGGATCAGCAGCAGTTGAGGCTGTACGGTTAATGGACGTCCGGAAACGCCCGGTTGTTTGGGCTCAAGCAATTTCAAATAATTATGAAGCGGACATAGGGAAGCCTGAAATTACGAATGATATTTCCGATTATTTTGATACAAAAATGGGTGCGATAAGAGCCCATAGTTCTCAGGCTAGTGGAATCCTGCGTCAATTTGAACCAGAAGAGCAAAATATTGATGAAGATATTAAAAGAAGATTTAGTACGGAGGAATTCTTTATTTGGGAATTTAGAGATTGA
- a CDS encoding YojF family protein, which yields MKPIDMNHVQENLDYFIDKQVYVHLETTNGAYASHLNKKAYNVGAYIRNAQVSFNQAKIVKDGNIHRVGLKLEMGWIYAEGLTDWEMTEDNKLLLAGHDREGRLMVALELSETPFNY from the coding sequence ATGAAACCAATTGACATGAATCATGTACAGGAAAACTTAGACTACTTTATAGATAAGCAGGTATATGTTCATTTGGAAACAACGAATGGGGCTTATGCAAGTCATCTGAATAAAAAGGCATATAATGTTGGTGCATACATACGAAATGCACAAGTGTCTTTTAACCAAGCAAAAATAGTTAAAGACGGAAATATCCATCGCGTGGGACTAAAACTGGAAATGGGCTGGATTTATGCAGAAGGCTTAACAGATTGGGAAATGACCGAAGATAACAAGCTTCTACTTGCAGGCCATGATCGTGAAGGCCGCTTAATGGTAGCGTTGGAACTAAGTGAAACTCCTTTTAATTATTAG